Part of the Xiphophorus couchianus chromosome 2, X_couchianus-1.0, whole genome shotgun sequence genome, ATTAGAATTAACGCTGCACTggttaaaaaactaatttgaccGCTTCACTGCTTATATGATTACATTTGACTGTGGTCACTCCTCACTGTCCAGATGGAATAGATGGACACAGGACACTAGGAGACAAGGCGGGTCTGGCTGGCAAGAGAGACATGGGCCAGGACGAAGACTTCAGAACAGGTCTGTCACTCTCTCACACAGATTTTATACTACATTCTGGAATAGATGTGGCTGAAAGTTGCTTGAAGAAAAACCTGGGAATTAGAAAACCtgcatttgatcatttgtaagaagaaaaaaaagtcaactctAAGGTTCATGCATTTTCCTGCTGTGCCTCTGTAGGTTCCTTGCGAATAGGAGATGAAGACATCATCCATACTGTCATCGATTTCCTGTCGTACCTCAAACTTAAAGGTATTTTTGAGTTAAAGTGAAACTGATGGCAcaattttgaaatatgaaataatatgaAAGTGTTTAACTGCCAGagcttggaaataaattcaggagaGGTGTCTTATTTGAACAAGAAAACTTTCTTATAAAAGAATGCAAATcttgtcaaaataataaaaagatcaTAACAGTAAAACAGCCAAATCTCCTGGGATTTTTAGATGTTACCTAAAAGAAAGAGTGAGAAGGATGGTGGCGAGCCCCTTTACGCAAGTCGTAATCTGTCAGATGTGCGTATTTTTATATCTCATTGAAATGAGAAACTTCCTTGTTATAACAAGATACTGCTCCTCAATGTATTCCCAAACTCTGGCCATGAAAACGCTTCTGAAATTATCGGAttaattcaaacaaataattatcTCACCATTTGGGGGGCATTCATtaaattcagtaaatatttttccacatatCAAACCTGTTCAAGAGGGTTAGGGTTCTTACTGTTACACGCCCTGTCGAGACATCTCAAAGGTAATGATTAACATGTGGCTCTAGAGGAAGCAGGACAAGTTTTTCTGAATGCTGTTCATGTTTGTCTTGTGTGTGATTTCAGAGATGGGAGCCCTGGACAGCCTGTCTTCTCCTGTGTCATCAGATGAACTGGCCAATCCCTAACATCTCTCCTCCAACagtgtttcagatgtttgacCTCCCAGTTCCCTAAATGTCCACTTATCTTAACTCCATGGGCAAACTTATATTCCCCAACTATACATCTTGGTTATTTCTGTTcctgtgtaaataaatattttatctacTGAAGCTCACTCTGTGTTTGTCAGCTGCAGATGGgtgcaaatattaaatattgttatGTATATTTACCATTCTGTCACAGGACTGCAAAAATACAGTGAAATTAGCAAATTAAAATAGATTCATGATATGCCTTATTTTATATCCTTGTCTTTACCATTTGAAACAACAATTAATTCTAAAAATGACACAGCTCTTATTTTAAACAGCAAAAAGTAGTGAGTGGTTGAGTTTTGCCTTCTTTGTCCTCAGGTAAGGCAGCACACACCTGGTGAGCAGTGTTAACatgtaaatacaaccaaatttTACATACTGAAACTTTatttgatgaaaatgaaaaaacgtAATACAAAGTAAAAGGTTTTGTTAATCtgttaacatttattaaacCACACAGACATCTGCCCtcttgggtttttttatttatacaactCATAAACAGTGAATccagagagaaaataataataataaaaaaagaaaactgaaactaCTTGACACATTTTGTGATGGAGTCTATGTGCCAGGGGCACGACGGCATGTTCATGATGCGTCACGTTAAGCATTCAAAAACTGTAATACCATTATTGCACCACTAGATGTCAATAAtgtcaagaaatgttttttctttaaatcagaatttaaagaaagaaactgattttgctATAGCAGTGATGGGCAAAATATTCTTTCAAGTGACGTTTGTTCTTTTTGAGATGTTTGCATTTCCCTCCTATTTATCGCCTTAGTGACTTAGATATTGGTCCAAAATAAGTGATTAGTACATAATTTAATGGTAAACAATATTGGTTGAAGTGGTTTAAAAGAACTGTGCAAGAGAGCAGCAAGTGTGTATGGCAGACTATATTACCATTTAATTAGCTTGGCTATTGCCTTCCTACAATTCtgctcaattctcatctccaTTCAATGCTCCGTCTggaatttctcccattgaccTCAATTTCTCATAGTGAGCTTCAACcaggccaatcagtgaacaaaAGTTGAGAAGAGAGATGCAGCCACGGTGGCATGCTAATGCGCAGAGATGCCAGTGGTGTGATTGGTATGCTCCCAGCTTCATGCCATGTTCAATGCATCGACTATTTTTCAGGAATGAGTCTGCTCTGCCAGTGAAATGCTCTGTGCAGCAAATACGCTTTACCACTGTAGCTTCTGTCCATGGTAGTCAAGGAATTCTCCGTGGTCCCGCTCGCTAAGGCTGAAGAGGACAGACAGGATTCCAGAAACActctgctctactgttaagtcAGCCTGTAACACAGAAATAGATTGTCAGTGGAGGATTTCCTCTGATATACACAAATTTCTCAGATATAGACCCAAATTTATATTGGGTTAGATGACggttgaatcaacattgatataGTATCAGCTATGGTTGAAACCCCAACAATGATTCAGTATATAAGTCACAGACtaatttttgtataatttcaaTGTCAGACTTCAACATGGATTCAATATTTCTGCCTAACCATATTTCAATGTTGATTCACTCATACAGTATTTTGCTGTCTGGATCCCAAAATTTATCAGTACAACACCATATAGGATGTTCCTGTGAACCTTTTTTAAGTATTGTTGAAAGAAGCCCGGAGAGATTGATTTTAATCTAAAGAGTGCTTACATGAGGTCCTCCCATGTCCGTCCTCACCCAGCCAGGGTGAAGAGACATGCAGAGAATTCCACTGGACTCCAAATCAGCAGCTAGACACCTTGTCACCATGTTTAGGGCTGCctgtggaaaataaacaaaaatattcttttagtCTGTTGTTGTGACtcacaaaaacatataaaacagttttattgcaTCATTTCACAGTGACACCTAATATAAGTAGTTATGGGTATTACTTCCTCATATAAACCAAATCTACCATCTGAATTTTGTAACTATTTCTTGTGCATGTTCTGACCTTAGAGGTACGATAGGCATAGCTCCTGAATTTGGCGGCATCTCCACAGTTCAGTGTGATGGAACCAAGGACAGAGGACATGTTGATGACAGCTGCTCTGTGGATCCCCATCCCACCTGACCTGGCAGCAGCAGTCTCCAGCAGAGGCATGAAGGCCCgatcaaaaccaacaaaacagcAAGAAGAACAGGTTGCAAAACATAATCAGTGTCAGTGCTCCAGAACACCAGAAAGGCCAAAACATGCTGACAGAACAACATCatctgtaaaattaaaagataagtACCTGAGGTGCCCAGACCACACACTGTCTTTTCCACGATTATATAATTTGTACATGAACATCACAAACAGGTTCAGTGGCAAGGAAAAACCCTGGCAGAGTCCAGCTCTCACTAGGATGAAGCTTGAGTTGAACAGAATACAAACACAGCTCGTATTTTGCTCGTCTCACTTACAGtgaaacaagaaaatgtcaCCTCATATTCCATCCATGAAAGGTTTTTTGTCCCGTTAAAACACACTTACTTGGTGAGCAAAAGGTTGACTCATTTACAAAACACATACTGCAATTAAGTCCACGCTATCACACAAAATAAACGGAGAGTAACAGTGGATAACAGGTCAGAATAAGAAGAGTTGGATTGCTTTTAAGGCATACATGAACATTATGGTCTGGCAGAGGAGTAAATCAGCTTTCAGACATGGCTTTTCTCAGGTCGTTATGCCTTTTTGTGGCACTTTTCTCTGTCAGACAATCTAGTCTTGTTAAgcatacattttaatgttgaGCTGACCCACCAAATTCTCCAATTCTCATTATAAAGTTAACTGTAAAGTCAGTGGGCAAAATATAATGTAGAACTTATGTATTTGTTGATTTCATACACAGTGGAACATCTGCACATTTTATTTGCCAACTTTAGACCTGAAGGTGTTATAGAAGGTAAAAACGAGTCTCAACATCTGAAATAAGAGGACAAACTAGTGGCACAAAATATTTCCCTAAA contains:
- the LOC114135782 gene encoding uncharacterized protein LOC114135782, giving the protein MSQGVWSSVLITGSSRGIGLQLVTQLANNSNRPATIIATARNPAASTALQELSKTHSGLHIATFDVSSEQSISSASEQVQSIVGNSGLNCLINNAAIGFSTNISTVTPEAMMTMFQVNTVAPLFVTKAFMPLLETAAARSGGMGIHRAAVINMSSVLGSITLNCGDAAKFRSYAYRTSKAALNMVTRCLAADLESSGILCMSLHPGWVRTDMGGPHADLTVEQSVSGILSVLFSLSERDHGEFLDYHGQKLQW
- the gal gene encoding galanin peptides isoform X1, which translates into the protein MQRCFGVFCVTLIFCATLSETIGLVIAAKEKRGWTLNSAGYLLGPRRIDHLIQIKDSPSARGRDELVTQYGIDGHRTLGDKAGLAGKRDMGQDEDFRTGSLRIGDEDIIHTVIDFLSYLKLKEMGALDSLSSPVSSDELANP
- the gal gene encoding galanin peptides isoform X2, with the protein product MQRCFGVFCVTLIFCATLSETIGLVIAAKEKRGWTLNSAGYLLGPHGIDGHRTLGDKAGLAGKRDMGQDEDFRTGSLRIGDEDIIHTVIDFLSYLKLKEMGALDSLSSPVSSDELANP